One window of Anaerolineales bacterium genomic DNA carries:
- the lon gene encoding endopeptidase La — protein sequence MNIPDVLPILPLRGVVVYPNTAVPLTVGQPRSIRLVDDVVGGDKLVGLVAAINPEQETPGPNELYRVGTIATVHRLLRAPDGTVRLLVQGMDRFRLGEFVQEEPYLKAHILRAPESDEKSIETDALARNARDQFQQITQMIPSFPEELANSILSLEDPLQTVYTIANFQRIELKDAQEILEIDSVYDKLKKLIGLLVREAEVLTIGQKIQNEARGEIEKVQRDYFLREQMKAIQRELGERDEQAVEIEEFRKKIEEAKMPEEADTQAKRELDRLSRLPTAAAEYGVIRTYLDTLVSLPWSTGTGDNLDIAHARAVLNQDHYGLDDVKDRILEFLAIRKLRLDRINDKKEESTDMIRREREGVILCFVGPPGVGKTSLGQSIARAMGRKFIRASLGGIRDEAEIRGHRRTYIGAMPGRILQSLRRIGSKNPVFMLDEVDKLTNDFHGDPSSALLEVLDPEQNSEFRDNYLEVAYDLSQVFFIATANILDYIPGPLRDRMEMIYLSGYTESEKMAIARGYLIPRQIRENSLRKNEVSFNDESLKMIIRQYTREAGVRNLERKIGAVCRKVGTHIAEGKAKKYRINPKLVESFLDTPIFLGPEELNKRTSIPGVVPGLAWTSFGGDILLVEATAMPGGRGFQITGSVGNVMQESARAALSYVRSRSGSFGITHEYFDKHDIHMHIPAGSQPKDGPSAGVAMATSLVSLITGRKVNPQVGMTGEITLRGQVLPIGGVKEKVLAAHRSGLGTVILPDQNQKDLDDVPDEIRKSMKFVFAGSVEDVIDAALEKTKVKKKKQTGKPSKPAARKAKKNVKPKNSSR from the coding sequence ATGAATATTCCCGATGTCCTGCCCATCCTGCCGCTACGCGGTGTTGTCGTTTACCCCAACACGGCTGTCCCGCTTACGGTGGGGCAGCCGCGCTCCATTCGCCTCGTCGACGATGTCGTCGGCGGGGATAAACTTGTGGGACTCGTCGCCGCCATCAACCCCGAGCAGGAGACCCCGGGTCCGAACGAATTGTATCGGGTCGGGACCATCGCCACAGTTCATCGCCTCCTCCGCGCCCCGGATGGAACCGTGCGGCTTTTGGTCCAGGGCATGGATAGATTCCGCCTCGGCGAGTTCGTGCAGGAAGAGCCTTACCTCAAGGCTCACATCCTCCGCGCGCCTGAAAGCGACGAGAAGAGCATCGAAACGGATGCGCTTGCCCGCAATGCCCGCGACCAATTCCAACAGATCACCCAGATGATTCCCTCCTTCCCGGAGGAATTGGCGAACTCGATCCTCTCGCTCGAAGACCCGCTCCAAACCGTTTACACCATCGCCAACTTCCAGCGCATCGAACTGAAGGATGCGCAGGAGATTCTCGAGATCGATTCGGTCTACGACAAACTGAAGAAGCTCATCGGTCTGCTCGTGCGCGAGGCTGAGGTCCTCACCATCGGGCAGAAGATTCAGAACGAGGCGCGCGGCGAGATCGAAAAGGTCCAGCGCGATTACTTCCTGCGCGAACAGATGAAAGCCATCCAGCGCGAACTCGGCGAGCGGGACGAACAGGCTGTCGAGATCGAAGAGTTCCGCAAGAAGATCGAAGAGGCGAAAATGCCCGAGGAGGCGGATACGCAGGCGAAGCGCGAGTTGGATCGATTGTCCCGCCTTCCGACCGCCGCCGCCGAATACGGGGTGATTCGCACCTATCTCGATACGCTTGTCTCGCTTCCCTGGTCGACCGGCACCGGGGATAACCTCGATATCGCCCATGCGCGCGCGGTCCTGAACCAGGACCATTACGGGCTCGATGATGTAAAGGACCGCATCCTTGAATTTCTCGCGATTCGCAAATTGCGTCTCGACCGCATCAACGATAAAAAGGAGGAATCCACCGACATGATTCGCCGCGAGCGCGAGGGTGTGATTCTCTGCTTTGTCGGTCCGCCCGGCGTCGGCAAGACCTCACTCGGCCAGTCCATCGCGCGCGCCATGGGGCGCAAGTTCATCCGCGCCTCGCTCGGCGGCATCCGTGACGAAGCGGAAATTCGCGGGCACCGCCGCACCTACATCGGCGCGATGCCCGGGCGCATCCTGCAATCTCTGCGGCGCATCGGCTCGAAGAATCCCGTCTTCATGCTCGATGAGGTGGATAAGCTCACCAACGATTTCCACGGTGACCCGTCTTCGGCTTTGCTTGAAGTGCTCGACCCCGAACAGAACAGCGAGTTCCGCGACAACTACCTTGAAGTGGCATACGACCTCTCGCAGGTCTTCTTCATCGCCACCGCCAATATACTGGACTATATCCCCGGTCCGTTGCGCGACCGCATGGAGATGATCTATCTCTCCGGTTACACCGAATCGGAAAAAATGGCGATCGCGCGCGGATATTTGATTCCGCGTCAGATTCGCGAGAATAGTTTGCGAAAGAATGAGGTTTCCTTTAACGACGAATCCCTCAAGATGATCATCCGCCAGTACACGCGCGAGGCGGGCGTCCGCAATCTTGAACGCAAGATCGGCGCGGTCTGCCGCAAGGTTGGCACGCACATTGCCGAGGGCAAAGCGAAGAAATATCGCATCAACCCGAAGCTCGTGGAATCCTTCCTCGATACCCCGATCTTCCTCGGTCCTGAAGAATTGAACAAGCGCACTTCGATTCCCGGCGTGGTCCCCGGCCTCGCATGGACGTCCTTCGGCGGCGATATTCTCTTGGTCGAAGCAACCGCCATGCCCGGCGGGCGCGGATTCCAGATCACCGGTTCCGTGGGTAACGTCATGCAGGAATCCGCGCGTGCGGCATTGTCTTATGTCCGTTCGCGTTCCGGCTCCTTTGGCATAACGCACGAATACTTCGACAAGCACGATATCCACATGCATATCCCGGCAGGCTCGCAGCCCAAAGACGGTCCATCCGCCGGGGTTGCAATGGCGACTTCGTTGGTGTCATTGATCACCGGGCGAAAGGTCAACCCGCAGGTCGGCATGACCGGCGAGATCACGCTGCGAGGCCAGGTCCTGCCCATTGGTGGCGTTAAGGAGAAGGTGCTGGCGGCTCACCGCAGCGGGCTCGGAACCGTCATTTTGCCGGATCAAAACCAGAAAGACCTGGACGATGTGCCCGACGAAATTCGGAAATCCATGAAGTTCGTGTTCGCCGGTTCCGTTGAGGATGTCATCGATGCCGCGTTGGAAAAAACGAAGGTGAAAAAGAAGAAGCAAACTGGCAAGCCGTCTAAACCCGCCGCGAGGAAGGCAAAAAAGAATGTCAAACCCAAAAATTCTTCTCGCTGA
- a CDS encoding NfeD family protein: MTQYSMSPISSGTRMRKDHNTFSAVITSFNRGQLVVGDEIWEAPADGNEVKKGDKWLRVTSVDGVNVTERGWMAYIHKGVPICDGFKEIEDPTPPPGPVFPESFTLVDPSGAKAEYKFVKIIEG; encoded by the coding sequence ATGACCCAATACAGCATGTCCCCCATCAGCAGCGGCACGCGGATGAGGAAAGACCACAATACGTTTTCAGCGGTGATCACCTCGTTCAACCGCGGTCAATTGGTGGTCGGCGATGAAATCTGGGAGGCGCCCGCAGACGGCAACGAAGTAAAGAAGGGCGACAAATGGCTGCGCGTGACCTCGGTGGACGGGGTGAACGTGACGGAGCGCGGCTGGATGGCGTACATCCATAAAGGGGTGCCGATCTGCGACGGTTTCAAGGAGATCGAAGACCCCACGCCTCCCCCCGGACCTGTTTTTCCGGAGTCGTTCACGCTGGTAGACCCGAGCGGGGCGAAGGCGGAGTATAAGTTCGTTAAGATCATTGAGGGTTGA
- a CDS encoding Hsp20/alpha crystallin family protein, which yields MPTVVRKTRDTLMEVRRGILHAVSWQVKSSLWEPSTDVYETEESYIVRMEIAGMREEDFDVSLQDGTLYIMGYRPDFSASRAYHQMEIRSGKFANAVTLPGPVDADLAVAVYQDGFLTITLPKEKTNQG from the coding sequence ATGCCTACCGTGGTTCGAAAAACGCGAGATACGCTCATGGAGGTCCGGCGCGGGATCCTTCACGCGGTCAGTTGGCAGGTCAAGTCCAGCCTGTGGGAGCCTTCCACAGATGTCTACGAAACGGAAGAATCCTATATCGTGCGCATGGAAATAGCGGGGATGCGCGAGGAGGACTTCGATGTTTCCCTCCAGGATGGCACATTGTATATCATGGGATACCGTCCGGATTTTTCCGCAAGTCGCGCCTATCACCAGATGGAGATTCGCTCCGGAAAATTTGCGAACGCCGTCACCCTGCCCGGCCCTGTCGACGCGGATCTTGCCGTTGCTGTATATCAGGACGGCTTTCTGACCATCACATTGCCCAAAGAAAAAACGAACCAAGGTTGA
- a CDS encoding integron integrase yields MSEILRSRHYSNRTEETYLDWVRRYILFHKKRHPLEMGAEEIRAFLIHLATERTVAASTQNQALSAILFLYREVLHKEIEPILLSAAKRPERLPTVLSREEVIRIIDRMNGLNKLMAQVLYGSGLRLMECLRLRVKDVDFEYKTLTVRDGKGEKDRVTPLPDSIIPDLRRQIERVRLLHEEDLSAGFGEVYLPTALENKYPNASRELAWQYLFPSPKRSLDPRSGRERRHHMDESGLQRTIKESTQKAGIQKRVSPHTFRHSFATHLLQNGYDIRTVQELLGHKDVRTTMIYTHVIQRGGMAVKSPLDP; encoded by the coding sequence ATGAGCGAAATCCTGCGCTCCAGGCACTACTCCAACCGCACCGAAGAAACCTATCTGGACTGGGTCCGCCGGTACATCCTCTTCCACAAGAAGCGCCACCCCCTCGAAATGGGCGCAGAGGAGATCAGGGCATTCCTCATCCACCTCGCCACCGAACGCACCGTTGCCGCCTCCACCCAGAACCAGGCGCTTTCCGCCATCCTCTTCCTCTATCGCGAAGTCCTGCATAAAGAGATCGAACCCATCCTCCTCTCCGCCGCCAAACGACCCGAACGCCTCCCCACCGTCCTCAGCCGCGAAGAGGTCATCCGCATCATCGACCGGATGAATGGGCTGAACAAACTCATGGCGCAGGTTCTCTACGGCTCCGGCTTGCGCCTCATGGAATGTCTGCGCCTGCGCGTCAAAGACGTCGACTTTGAATACAAAACCCTCACCGTCCGCGATGGCAAAGGCGAAAAGGACCGCGTCACCCCCCTCCCCGATTCCATAATCCCCGACCTGCGCCGCCAGATCGAACGCGTCCGCCTCCTTCACGAAGAAGACCTCTCAGCCGGTTTTGGCGAAGTCTACCTCCCCACCGCCCTCGAAAACAAATACCCGAACGCCAGCCGCGAACTTGCCTGGCAATACCTCTTCCCCTCCCCCAAACGATCGCTCGACCCTCGCAGCGGCAGGGAACGCCGCCATCACATGGATGAATCCGGATTGCAGCGAACCATCAAAGAATCTACCCAAAAAGCCGGGATCCAAAAACGCGTCAGCCCCCACACCTTCCGCCACTCATTTGCCACCCATCTGCTTCAAAACGGCTACGACATCCGCACCGTACAGGAACTGCTCGGCCATAAGGACGTCCGCACTACCATGATCTACACCCATGTTATTCAGCGCGGCGGCATGGCAGTCAAATCCCCCCTCGACCCCTAA
- a CDS encoding glycoside hydrolase family 25 protein: MTEQTSRPQAQHIIQPPRTQFLTNFKLPDVSFWQDDPTTPNGISFAKMATMTRGVIIRAGQGSFEDRVFKTSWRNAKTAGLLRGAYWFYDSRVNPKRQAEKWAEIMGNDPGEMEMWGDFEDQYGGPYGGWRNWFDFMERVKALMPNQKLGVYTGYYYFQEHAAGVRYFAQYPLWIAWYNPTEPRIPPIWEDWTYWQFTSNGDGALYGVESLDIDLNYFNGTEADFLARYNAGTAQATLIAKFGDTLVEYRRVS, encoded by the coding sequence ATGACCGAGCAGACATCGCGCCCGCAAGCCCAGCACATCATCCAGCCGCCGAGAACGCAGTTCCTGACGAACTTCAAACTACCGGATGTGAGCTTCTGGCAGGATGACCCGACGACGCCGAACGGCATCAGTTTCGCCAAAATGGCGACCATGACGCGCGGGGTCATCATCCGGGCGGGACAGGGTTCGTTCGAAGACAGGGTCTTCAAAACATCGTGGCGGAACGCAAAAACGGCGGGATTGCTGCGCGGGGCGTACTGGTTCTACGACAGCCGCGTGAACCCGAAACGTCAGGCGGAGAAATGGGCCGAGATCATGGGGAACGACCCCGGCGAGATGGAAATGTGGGGCGATTTCGAGGACCAATACGGAGGTCCGTACGGAGGCTGGCGCAACTGGTTCGATTTCATGGAACGCGTGAAAGCCCTGATGCCGAATCAAAAACTCGGCGTTTACACCGGTTATTATTATTTCCAGGAACACGCGGCGGGCGTGCGTTACTTTGCGCAATATCCTTTGTGGATCGCATGGTACAACCCAACCGAGCCGCGCATCCCGCCGATCTGGGAGGATTGGACGTACTGGCAGTTCACGTCGAACGGCGACGGGGCGCTGTACGGCGTGGAAAGCCTCGATATCGACCTGAACTATTTCAACGGGACGGAAGCGGATTTCCTCGCCCGTTACAACGCAGGCACAGCCCAAGCCACGCTGATCGCAAAATTCGGCGACACGCTTGTGGAATACAGGAGAGTCTCATGA